The following proteins are encoded in a genomic region of Candidatus Hydrogenedentota bacterium:
- a CDS encoding alkaline phosphatase family protein — GFVEGTFSFDIIHWNHARSADILVGANWSDDANALGWKGTTTLAGTAGHGTSSPYDIHNTLIAAGPAFKKSAQNKVATGNVDLAPTILQLMGIPLASSMEGRVLTELFADGPQPNDVSSETREFSVESKRAGSTYRCSLSASTVSGKRYVNFTRTERIHNTQ, encoded by the coding sequence GGATTTGTCGAAGGAACATTTTCCTTCGACATCATCCACTGGAATCACGCGCGTTCCGCGGACATTCTTGTCGGCGCGAACTGGAGCGACGACGCCAATGCACTCGGATGGAAGGGTACAACAACTCTGGCAGGGACGGCAGGCCACGGAACGTCGAGTCCCTACGACATCCACAATACCCTTATCGCGGCGGGACCTGCGTTCAAGAAGAGCGCTCAGAACAAGGTGGCGACGGGCAATGTCGACTTGGCGCCGACCATTCTTCAATTGATGGGAATCCCCCTCGCCTCGTCCATGGAAGGGCGCGTTCTGACCGAGCTATTCGCGGATGGCCCCCAGCCCAACGATGTTTCCTCCGAGACGCGCGAATTCTCGGTGGAGTCAAAACGTGCTGGCAGTACGTATCGATGCAGTCTCAGTGCTTCCACCGTCTCGGGTAAACGGTACGT